In one Panthera uncia isolate 11264 unplaced genomic scaffold, Puncia_PCG_1.0 HiC_scaffold_1220, whole genome shotgun sequence genomic region, the following are encoded:
- the LOC125916822 gene encoding beta-defensin 107A-like, with amino-acid sequence MSGAMRIFFLIFAALILLAGIFSASGGMHREPRCLKPDGHREAECLSFEVKIGGCRTELTPLC; translated from the exons ATGTCTGGAGCCATGAgaatctttttcttaatttttgctgCTCTCATTCTCCTTGCTGGCATTTTCTCAG CTAGCGGAGGGATGCACAGAGAGCCACGTTGTCTGAAACCGGACGGTCACCGTGAAGCCGAGTGCCTTTCCTTTGAGGTTAAGATTGGGGGCTGTAGAACTGAACTGACACCACTCtgttga